The genome window CCGGTGATAAACTGCGAGAGCTTGTCttcttttttccattttttcgaATCTCCCTCGGAACGAATAGTTATTCGGAAAATCGCAGCATTACACGCACGGTAAGTCACGCACAACTTCGGCATTCCACTTTTAAAtccagagagagaaagagaaggagagatcCACCGCGAATatctaacaaaaattatttttttttttttttataaatacatgtgaatttgttatatacagaatgtaactgtatataatatgtactttCTAATACATCGCTCGaaacaattaatcaaatattttctttaacgcatataattaattagatctAATACctatctttaataatgaataatctCTTTGTgtccattaaatatatattttacgtaaatgaaaaatttagtttttttttgacaGTTCAAGTCAATGATCAGCATTTTTAAGTctagttaaaaaattcttgaaaagcttacattcttttaatgtttttttagttGTTTCAAGCGGTGTATAGCCTGGCGAAGCTTACCAATTTCGCGAATAAAACTGCGCGTTAAACCGTGAGAGTCTCGACAAAAAATTGAAGCTTCTACATCAAGAAGCGTGCCTTTCGTGCACGTGTCTTTCGACCCGGTCCGTTTTCCCTCTCCATCTCGAGAGGCGGCTAAGGCAAACCAATCCGAGCCAAAACGGCTGATGCAACAAGGCAAAATAGCGCATCCACCGCATCTGACGTGCTCTTGCTCACGTACTTTTTCAACCGCTGTGGGTGGCACACGAGACATTAAAACGGCTCCCTAATCAATGTAAATTAATCGTTACGTGTTTGCatcatatatacagagtgttccCCGTCGCTAAGCACACTTTTCagtcaattttttcttcaccAATACGCGTCATCATTGTACTTATAATCTTGGAATTAACGagagaatgaaaattaaaactcgCTCGAGAACTAAGTTACAAGCGCGAAACGAatagatgataaaataatattcttgactttgatagaattttaatttaaaatctagtGACACAAAGATACACATAATgttgagaattaaaaaattatacgataaatAATGATCTCTTTCGTCATTTCCGCtgaggaaagaaaaattgatttcaaattttggccaaagaaaaaaagatttaaaattcaaagaaaGTGCGTTTAGCGAGGGATATACACATGCATGAAAATACAaacaatatgaatataatatattaaatgcattGCATGTACGAATGTTCATTTagcacaaagttttttttttacattccatCACCTACTTACCCGGTGAAATTTCACTAATTCGGCGCGCGTGTTGCCCATCATGGAAATAGACGGTATTAATTCGatttattatacgtaaaaTCACGCAAATCGCTTGTTTTCCGTCTACTATCTCAGGTAAACATCTTCAGGACAACATCTCATCGCTTTCCTCTCTTAAAGGCAAATCTGAtgttttaaactcttttatATCACTGATGCGCTCTTTCTTCAGATGCGGTTGTATCTCTCGAACTTTGCGCACCTTCTGGTGATCGTTGCCGTGTCCAGTGTAACCCTGGGTAATCCTTTGGCATTCTTACTACTGAATACATCGTACACGCGGGCAAATGTTGACCAGTCCATCGCGACGAATAGACTGACAAGTGATATTAAGCCGGCCGGCGAGAGAAAGGTGTATATCATCGATGAACATCTAATGAGCTAAAGTCTTAatgagtttataaaatttctttctgtaCTTATTTTGCTAATTTGCTACACAATTTCTCAGCTATTGAAATGCATGAGATCCAGTTGGATACTCTTTCTGTTGCGTGTGTGCTCCTCTCTACAATAGTCGTCTTCGTTCTAGCACCCAGGCTTTACATCGACTTGGACCAGCATTATACAGAATCCGCCAGATTCCTTGGAAGCCGCCGTCgggtaaatatattttaatataaagtaacgATTAATATGAAACAAAATTGTACATATCGTGCATTGaactcattattattattattattattattattattattattattattattattattattattataggaGTCGCGTGGAATTGCAATGCGAGGTAACTGGAACTCCACCGCCTCAAGTCTACTGGATAACCGGAAATGAACCGGAAAGACAGgtcgatattaatatttatcttgctattaacatttatatttctcgttTCATAAATCCTCGAAGATTTGtgataaatcattatatattatacaacattACTTTCTTACATTTGTTCGATGTGATTGTGATCTGGCAGATTCAGGAATTGACCATGCGGGTCCAAGAAGTGAGTAATGCCGTATCCATGGATAGGGAATTCGCTCAAATCTCTTCCACGTATGTGATCGATTGCGTCAGGCCTGAAGATCAAGGTTTAAAGTATTGTGTATCCGTATCTGAAAATATAGTGGCCCAATCGACAGCAACGGTACTCTTGGTTAATAGTGAGTAAAAACAGGCGGAATATTTTACACCCttcatttacataaatagatatataaatagatgcatcaataaaatattaattatcaataaaatgataatccTAATATCATCTTATTGTCCACTAGCAACCAGAACAACCGTATGCAGCAGCGAAAGTCAACCTACCATCACCTTGCACTCTCCCTGGAGATTCGCTATTCAACGGAAAACGGTGATTCTTCCGTGCAGAGCCGCTGGTCAACCGGCGCCTTATCTATTTTGGATAGACAACATGGGCAACACCATAAGTCTCACCACACATACGAGACATACCGTTCTCGCTAATGGCGATCTGCAGATAACGGATCTCGAATGGGGCGACATGGGTCAATACACTTGCAAGGTGCAATCGGGATATACGGAGAAGAGTGTATCCACATTTCTGTATCCCGTAGGTAACGTATGTAATTAACTTTTGCGAATTTTTAGTAAGACTTGTGGGCTTAATGCATTCCAAGAAACTATGGTCAATATTAAGAAAGTCGTTCACAATTCACTCAAATATGTTCAATGTAACGTAATCTTCTTTAACACAACAATGTAATTGCAACTGTATATGatcttttctatatttcttcTAGGAACCAGGAATAAGACAAACGGAAAT of Anoplolepis gracilipes chromosome 8, ASM4749672v1, whole genome shotgun sequence contains these proteins:
- the Impl2 gene encoding neural/ectodermal development factor IMP-L2 isoform X1, giving the protein MRLYLSNFAHLLVIVAVSSVTLGNPLAFLLLNTSYTRANVDQSIATNRLTSDIKPAGERKHPGFTSTWTSIIQNPPDSLEAAVGSRVELQCEVTGTPPPQVYWITGNEPERQIQELTMRVQEVSNAVSMDREFAQISSTYVIDCVRPEDQGLKYCVSVSENIVAQSTATVLLVNTTRTTVCSSESQPTITLHSPWRFAIQRKTVILPCRAAGQPAPYLFWIDNMGNTISLTTHTRHTVLANGDLQITDLEWGDMGQYTCKVQSGYTEKSVSTFLYPVGTRNKTNGNSRIKRT
- the Impl2 gene encoding neural/ectodermal development factor IMP-L2 isoform X3 produces the protein MRLYLSNFAHLLVIVAVSSVTLGNPLAFLLLNTSYTRANVDQSIATNRLTSDIKPAGERKHPGFTSTWTSIIQNPPDSLEAAVGSRVELQCEVTGTPPPQVYWITGNEPERQIQELTMRVQEVSNAVSMDREFAQISSTYVIDCVRPEDQGLKYCVSVSENIVAQSTATVLLVNTTRTTVCSSESQPTITLHSPWRFAIQRKTVILPCRAAGQPAPYLFWIDNMGNTISLTTHTRHTVLANGDLQITDLEWGDMGQYTCKVQSGYTEKSVSTFLYPEPGIRQTEIPA
- the Impl2 gene encoding neural/ectodermal development factor IMP-L2 isoform X2, with translation MRLYLSNFAHLLVIVAVSSVTLGNPLAFLLLNTSYTRANVDQSIATNRLTSDIKPAGERKHPGFTSTWTSIIQNPPDSLEAAVGSRVELQCEVTGTPPPQVYWITGNEPERQIQELTMRVQEVSNAVSMDREFAQISSTYVIDCVRPEDQGLKYCVSVSENIVAQSTATVLLVNTTRTTVCSSESQPTITLHSPWRFAIQRKTVILPCRAAGQPAPYLFWIDNMGNTISLTTHTRHTVLANGDLQITDLEWGDMGQYTCKVQSGYTEKSVSTFLYPVGNEPGIRQTEIPA